One Scophthalmus maximus strain ysfricsl-2021 chromosome 1, ASM2237912v1, whole genome shotgun sequence genomic region harbors:
- the pomca gene encoding proopiomelanocortin a, whose amino-acid sequence MCPVWLLVAVVVVGVARGAVSQCWENPNCQEVTSESSVMECIQLCHADLTAETPVIPGHAHLQPPPLSDAAFFILPPSSSSPQAKRSYSMEHFRWGKPVGRKRRPIKVYTSNGVEEESAEVFPREVRRRELARELLLAAQEEEEAQDAIEEEEEEDLQLLGGVHQKKDGSYKMKHFRWGVPPATKRYGGFMKSWDERSQRPLLTLFKNVMNKDGQQ is encoded by the exons ATGTGTCCTGTGTGGCTATTAGTGGCTGTGGTGGTTGTGGGCGTGGCCAgaggagctgtcagtcagtgcTGGGAGAATCCGAACTGCCAGGAGGTGACCTCCGAGAGCAGCGTGATG GAGTGCATCCAGCTCTGTCACGCTGACCTCACCGCCGAGACCCCCGTCATCCCGGGCCACGCCCACCTCCAGCCTCCCCCGCTGTCAGACGCCGCCTTTTTcatcctgcctccctcctcctcctcacctcaggCCAAGCGCTCCTACTCAATGGAGCACTTCCGCTGGGGGAAGCCGGTCGGTCGCAAGCGTCGCCCAATCAAAGTCTACACCTCCAATGGCGTGGAGGAAGAGTCTGCCGAGGTTTTCcccagagaggtgaggaggcgGGAGCTGGCCAGAGAGCTTCTGTTGGcagcgcaggaggaggaagaggcgcaGGACgccattgaagaggaggaggaggaggatctgcAGCTCCTGGGTGGCGTCCATCAGAAAAAAGATGGTTCGTACAAGATGAAGCATTTTCGCTGGGGCGTCCCGCCAGCGACTAAACGCTACGGCGGTTTCATGAAGAGCTGGGACGAGCGCAGCCAAAGGCCGCTGCTCACGCTCTTCAAGAACGTCATGAACAAAGACGGACAgcaatga